The DNA sequence ATTGTGTGCTTTCTTCCATTTGCTTCATTGCTGTTTGGCAAGTGTTATTCATTTGTTCCAATAGCTTTGCAGAGCTAGCTAAATGATCTGCAACATCAAGTTTATACTGGTTTAACGCAGCATCACTTTTGCTGACTTGTTCAGCGAGTTTCTGTTGGGCTTGACTTGAAGTAGAAAAAAAGCGATTTGCAAAATAGCCTACTGCGGTGCCGATAATAAAAAGGGCTAGAGCTAAAACTACGTTCATAGGTGTACCTTTATAGTGTAATTGGAAATATAATAAGCAAAGAATGATAACCTTACTTTGCCTAAGTGTAACTATACTCTGTGTTTCTTGGTATATATAGAGATATAGAGTAATATTTTGGCAAAATTCCTTTTTTCAAGCGTTTAGCCGCGACTAATTCAATGGTTGTTAAATGATTAAGCTTTCTCCTATTGCTAAGTATAAACAAGATTTACAACAAGATGATTTTCTTTTCGATGCCGCTCAAGAAAATGCAGTAAAGCATTTACAGCGATTGTATGAGGATTTACTTGTTAAACCGGTCGCCGTATCAGGGTTTAAAAAGGTGCTAAATCGTTGGAAGAAAGTTTATAGCAAGCCAGAAATTGCACCGATAAAAGGGTTATATTTTTGGGGCGGTGTTGGCCGTGGCAAAACCTATTTGGTAGATACCTTTTATGATTGCTTGCCCTTTGAAGAAAAAATGCGCGTGCACTTTCACCGCTTTATGCACCGTGTTCATCAAGAATTAAAAGCCCTTTCAGGGCAATCCGATCCATTGAAGATAATTGCGAAAAAGTTTGCCAGTGAAACACGTATTATCTGCTTTGATGAGTTTTTTGTTTCCGATATTACCGATGCCATGATTTTGGGGACCTTGTTTGAAGAGCTGTTCGCCCATAACGTTACCTTAGTGGCGACATCCAATATTATTCCTGATGAACTTTATCGCAACGGCTTACAACGAGAGCGCTTTCTTCCGGCAATTAAGTTAATTAACCAGCATACTGACATTGTTAATGTAGACAGTGGTGTTGATTATCGCTTACGAACACTTGAGCAAGCAGAAATTTATCATCATCCACTAGATAAAAAAGCGGATGAAAACTTAGCCCATTATTTTAGGCAATTATCTTGTGAACCGGGTGAGCAAAATATTGATATAGAAATTAATAATCGCCAATTACGCACTATTGCTGCTTCAGATGGGGTCGTTCATTTTGATTTTTCTGTACTGTGCGAAAGCGCACGAAGTCAAAGTGATTATATGGAAATAAGTCAAATTTACCATACGGTGCTTATGGCGAATGTTAAGCAAATGGGCGTAGATACTGATGATACCACTCGGCGTTTTATTGCCTTGGTTGATGAATTTTATGAACGTAATGTCAAACTCATTATGTCAGCTGAAAAGCCATTAGATGAGCTTTATAGTGGTGGCCGATTAGCGTTTGAATTTAAGCGTTGTTTAAGCCGATTACAAGAAATGCAATCACATGATTATTTAGCGAGTGAGCATCTTCCTTAATCGTTCTTTTACAGTTGTTTTGCCTCGAGTTTTGTTATTTAACTTATAAGCGACTATAGTTGATGGTACTGATCACTTAAGCATAAGTTATTAACATTTCAGGGTGTTCTTATGGAGCAAGCTAAAGTTAGAACATGGAAATTTACCGCACTGTTTACCACGGTTTTTTATTACTAACTTATGTGCTACTGATTGCCTCCATTGCTAAAGTTATAGGTCAAAGTAGTCAAGATAATCAGCTTACTCAAGTTGAACAAACCAGCCTAACAAGTACGAGCAAATACGATAAAGTACTGACCAGTGTTTTATTACAGCCACAAAGTTACTTGTATCAAGATGATATTGTATTGTTGTTTGCTCGCCATGGTGAGCAAGCAAGTATCATCACTTTAGAGGCTTTGTTAACAAACGCTGTAATTGATATGACTATCCCTTTTGTGGCGTTGCTGGTTATGGCATTAACCTCTATTGCGATTAATTCAGCCTATCAAACGAAAAGAGTGAATAAAGCACTTTTGCCTATTTGCACGAAAGTTGATGATATTATTGCCAGCTATCAAGTAAGTGATAATGTTCGCGTTGGCTCTGCTAATTTATCGCAACTACATCATTCTCTTGATACATTGGGTCAGATTGCTAAAGACTATCGCCTTAATGCGGAAGAGAATATTTTTTGTGACAAGTTAACTAAGTTAATTGACCGCTATAATTTTCTTGAACACATTGATAAGCAAATAAAAATATCGGCAGATGCACAGCAAAAAAGCGGGCTACTATTTATAGACCTAGATGGCTTTAAACAGGTTAATGACTCTTATGGTCACTCCTTTGGCGATGAAGTGTTAATTCAAGTGGCAGAGCGTTTACGCTCAATTGTTCGCCGTCAAAAATTAAACTTTCAACAAGACTCCAGCGTACTTGAGTATAATTTAGCAAGGCTAGGT is a window from the Litorilituus sediminis genome containing:
- a CDS encoding YhcB family protein, with translation MNVVLALALFIIGTAVGYFANRFFSTSSQAQQKLAEQVSKSDAALNQYKLDVADHLASSAKLLEQMNNTCQTAMKQMEESTQLLQQASHHESEHLPFFSQETQQQLAQTANLRHQKRSDAASEQMTEPPLDYSSSPSGLFVDKKQTVTNAE
- the zapE gene encoding cell division protein ZapE — its product is MIKLSPIAKYKQDLQQDDFLFDAAQENAVKHLQRLYEDLLVKPVAVSGFKKVLNRWKKVYSKPEIAPIKGLYFWGGVGRGKTYLVDTFYDCLPFEEKMRVHFHRFMHRVHQELKALSGQSDPLKIIAKKFASETRIICFDEFFVSDITDAMILGTLFEELFAHNVTLVATSNIIPDELYRNGLQRERFLPAIKLINQHTDIVNVDSGVDYRLRTLEQAEIYHHPLDKKADENLAHYFRQLSCEPGEQNIDIEINNRQLRTIAASDGVVHFDFSVLCESARSQSDYMEISQIYHTVLMANVKQMGVDTDDTTRRFIALVDEFYERNVKLIMSAEKPLDELYSGGRLAFEFKRCLSRLQEMQSHDYLASEHLP